From a single Mesorhizobium shangrilense genomic region:
- a CDS encoding HAD family hydrolase, with amino-acid sequence MAPELVIFDCDGVLVDSEGLSVSALLGMIKLAGGTIDEDTAYEHFLGKSMKSVREILGRDFGLDITDRQLTEMRVELMRRFREELKPVAGVREMLPRLVTPCCVASSGTLDRIRHALDVTGLLGLLEPHLFSAAMVARGKPAPDLFLHAAKAMGAEPQNCLVIEDSPAGVEAARAAGMHIFAFTGGSHAGQPALKARLASMQPDFIFADMLQLPDLIAGLGARVRAS; translated from the coding sequence ATGGCGCCCGAACTGGTCATCTTCGACTGCGACGGCGTGCTCGTGGACAGCGAAGGGCTCTCCGTCTCCGCCCTGCTCGGCATGATCAAGCTTGCCGGTGGCACCATCGACGAGGATACCGCCTACGAGCATTTCCTCGGCAAGAGCATGAAGAGCGTCCGCGAGATCCTTGGCCGTGACTTCGGGCTTGATATCACCGACAGGCAGCTGACCGAGATGCGCGTCGAGCTGATGCGCAGGTTTCGCGAGGAACTGAAGCCGGTGGCAGGCGTCAGGGAGATGCTGCCGAGGCTCGTCACGCCCTGCTGCGTCGCCTCTTCCGGAACCCTCGACCGCATCCGCCACGCACTCGACGTTACCGGGTTGCTGGGCCTGCTGGAACCGCATCTGTTCAGCGCGGCCATGGTCGCGCGAGGCAAGCCAGCGCCCGACCTCTTCCTGCACGCCGCCAAGGCCATGGGTGCTGAACCACAAAATTGTCTGGTTATCGAGGACAGTCCGGCGGGCGTCGAGGCGGCGCGGGCGGCGGGCATGCACATCTTTGCCTTCACCGGCGGCTCGCATGCCGGCCAACCGGCGCTTAAAGCACGGCTTGCGTCGATGCAACCGGACTTTATATTCGCTGACATGCTGCAATTGCCCGATCTCATTGCAGGCCTGGGAGCGAGAGTCAGAGCATCTTGA
- a CDS encoding carbohydrate ABC transporter permease — translation MPRRSSLPVTFVVPTLLILLVLSMVPTLYAIIIALQNRELSSPDYSYVWFSNFADLFFDRRFLNAVWVSVKWEFVTVIATMAVAIGLGVLMFEVASPRLRNVYCLLFIIPVLLPRVSAAFVWKFAYHPLYGIATYPYRLLTGGLIFDPLSKPSTALFAVASVDVWQWGLFFAVIVLKLLETLPPQPIEAARLDHAKRWQIHAYVTLPMLKAPLISLMFVKMIESLRSFDLIYVMTRGGPGVATETLDMYAFSQGFIESGKVSYASAMAVLMMIATVITFTMLWKRVQS, via the coding sequence ATGCCTCGACGTTCATCCTTGCCGGTCACCTTCGTTGTGCCGACGCTCCTCATCCTGCTGGTGCTGTCGATGGTGCCGACGCTTTATGCGATCATCATCGCCCTGCAGAACCGTGAGCTGAGCTCTCCGGACTATTCCTATGTCTGGTTCTCGAACTTCGCCGACCTGTTTTTCGATCGCCGCTTCCTGAACGCCGTATGGGTGTCGGTGAAATGGGAGTTCGTCACCGTCATCGCGACGATGGCCGTTGCCATCGGCCTTGGCGTGCTGATGTTCGAGGTCGCGTCGCCGCGCCTGCGCAATGTCTATTGCCTGCTGTTCATCATCCCGGTCCTGCTGCCGCGCGTCTCGGCGGCCTTCGTGTGGAAATTCGCCTACCACCCGCTCTACGGCATCGCCACCTACCCCTATCGGCTGCTGACCGGCGGCCTGATCTTCGATCCTCTGTCCAAGCCGTCAACGGCACTGTTCGCCGTCGCGTCGGTCGATGTCTGGCAATGGGGCCTGTTCTTCGCCGTCATCGTGCTGAAGCTACTGGAGACCCTGCCACCCCAGCCGATCGAGGCGGCCCGGCTTGACCACGCCAAGCGCTGGCAGATCCATGCCTACGTGACCCTGCCGATGCTCAAGGCGCCGCTGATCAGCCTGATGTTCGTCAAGATGATCGAGTCGCTGCGTTCCTTCGACCTGATCTATGTGATGACAAGGGGCGGACCGGGCGTGGCCACCGAAACGCTCGACATGTACGCGTTCTCGCAAGGGTTCATCGAGTCGGGCAAAGTGTCCTATGCCTCAGCGATGGCCGTGCTGATGATGATTGCCACCGTCATCACTTTCACCATGCTGTGGAAGCGGGTGCAATCATGA
- a CDS encoding carbohydrate ABC transporter permease encodes MRPGRLIGKTVLAFAGFMAVFPLLWTALNSLKNNVDIITRVPRVVFTPTLANISYILGRDSVMTGLYNSMVACGVAVLIGIVLGLPAAYAVARYPNRWAGDIQFFVLSLRFLPPVAVAIPLMVIWLQFGLYDTLAALIVTYSLLTISVIMWLAIPAFQAVPKEVEEAAFVDGYGAYSVFWKIALPVAARSLIGAVAFSFVLVWNEFLIALMLSSSNAKTLPIVASELSQQGMNVPWGILNASVVLLSLPPLLFLGVLSGFLNSVFRQKKT; translated from the coding sequence ATGAGGCCCGGCCGCCTGATCGGCAAGACCGTGCTGGCGTTTGCCGGCTTCATGGCGGTGTTTCCGCTGTTGTGGACGGCGCTCAATTCGCTGAAGAACAATGTCGACATCATCACCCGCGTCCCGCGCGTGGTGTTCACGCCGACGCTTGCCAACATCAGCTACATTCTCGGCCGCGACAGCGTCATGACCGGCCTCTACAATTCGATGGTCGCTTGCGGCGTCGCAGTGCTGATCGGCATCGTGCTCGGCCTGCCCGCGGCCTATGCGGTGGCCCGCTACCCGAACCGCTGGGCCGGCGACATCCAGTTCTTCGTGCTGTCGCTGCGTTTCCTGCCGCCGGTGGCGGTGGCGATTCCGCTGATGGTGATCTGGCTGCAATTTGGGCTCTACGACACGCTGGCCGCGCTGATCGTCACCTATTCGCTGCTCACCATCTCGGTGATCATGTGGCTGGCCATTCCCGCCTTCCAGGCCGTGCCCAAGGAGGTCGAAGAAGCCGCCTTTGTCGACGGCTATGGCGCCTATTCGGTGTTCTGGAAGATCGCGCTGCCGGTCGCGGCGCGCTCGCTCATAGGTGCGGTCGCCTTCAGCTTCGTGCTGGTCTGGAACGAGTTTCTGATTGCGCTGATGCTATCCAGTTCGAACGCCAAGACCTTGCCGATCGTCGCCTCGGAACTGTCCCAGCAAGGCATGAACGTGCCGTGGGGAATCCTGAACGCCTCGGTGGTGCTTTTGTCGCTGCCGCCACTTTTGTTTCTCGGCGTGCTCAGCGGCTTCCTGAATTCCGTTTTCCGGCAGAAAAAGACTTGA
- a CDS encoding FGGY-family carbohydrate kinase has product MTKQFVCAVDVGTGSARAGILDTRGALLGRAEHPIAMNQPKPDHAEHDSRDIWSAVCTAVRAARAKAGVAAEDVVGMSFDATCSLVVRDTHGGQLSVSVTGDKRWDTIVWLDHRAIAEADECTTSGHAVLDYIGGVMSPEMATPKLMWLKRNLQKTWNEAGYLFDLADFLTWQATGSLARSQCTLTAKWTYLAHEETAWQRDFFDIVGLGDLFEHGNLPEKASPVGADIGPLTARAAAELGLTEKCRVGAGVIDAYAGALGVLGGFAGDAENIGRHLALIAGTSSCVMAMSPDPQPFAGVWGPYYGAALPKLWLSEGGQSATGALLDHIIRWHGAGGEPDAAMHAKIARRVAELRAAEGDNLAARLHVLPDFHGNRSPLADPHAVGVVSGLTLDSSFDSLCKLYWRTAVGIALGVRHVLEALNENGYLIDTLHVTGGHTKNPLLMELYADATGCTVIEPLADEAVLLGTGMVAATAAGLFPDLNAACLAMQQGGRTRASNPASGPRFERDYRIFLEMHRQRQMLDAIR; this is encoded by the coding sequence TTGACGAAACAGTTTGTTTGCGCGGTCGATGTCGGCACCGGGAGCGCCCGCGCGGGCATTCTCGACACAAGGGGCGCCTTGCTCGGCCGCGCCGAACATCCGATCGCCATGAATCAGCCGAAGCCGGATCACGCCGAGCATGATTCTCGTGATATCTGGTCGGCGGTCTGCACCGCCGTGCGTGCCGCCCGGGCCAAGGCAGGCGTCGCCGCCGAGGATGTCGTCGGCATGTCCTTCGACGCCACCTGCTCGCTGGTTGTGCGAGATACGCATGGCGGCCAGCTCAGCGTCTCCGTCACCGGCGACAAGCGCTGGGACACCATCGTCTGGCTTGACCATCGTGCCATTGCCGAGGCCGACGAATGCACGACAAGCGGCCACGCCGTGCTCGACTACATCGGCGGCGTCATGTCACCGGAAATGGCGACGCCGAAGCTGATGTGGCTGAAGCGAAACCTGCAGAAAACGTGGAATGAAGCCGGCTATCTATTCGATCTGGCCGATTTCCTCACGTGGCAGGCGACAGGCTCACTGGCCCGGTCGCAATGCACGCTGACCGCCAAATGGACCTATCTCGCGCATGAAGAAACCGCGTGGCAGCGCGACTTCTTCGACATCGTTGGTCTTGGCGACCTTTTCGAGCACGGCAACCTGCCGGAGAAGGCGAGCCCCGTCGGCGCCGATATCGGCCCGCTGACCGCGCGGGCGGCAGCGGAGCTTGGCTTGACGGAGAAATGCCGCGTCGGCGCCGGGGTCATCGATGCCTATGCCGGCGCGCTCGGCGTGCTCGGCGGCTTTGCCGGCGACGCTGAGAATATCGGCCGGCATCTGGCGCTGATCGCCGGCACATCGAGCTGCGTCATGGCGATGTCACCGGATCCGCAGCCTTTCGCCGGCGTCTGGGGTCCCTACTATGGCGCGGCGCTGCCGAAGCTGTGGCTCTCGGAAGGTGGCCAGTCGGCCACCGGCGCCTTGCTCGACCACATCATCCGCTGGCACGGCGCCGGCGGCGAGCCGGACGCCGCCATGCACGCCAAGATCGCACGACGCGTCGCCGAACTGCGCGCCGCCGAGGGTGACAATCTCGCCGCAAGGCTGCACGTGCTGCCGGATTTCCACGGCAACCGCTCGCCGCTCGCCGATCCGCATGCCGTCGGCGTCGTCAGCGGGCTGACGCTGGATTCCTCCTTCGACAGCCTGTGCAAGCTCTACTGGCGTACCGCCGTCGGCATCGCGCTCGGCGTACGCCATGTGCTGGAGGCGCTGAACGAAAACGGCTATCTGATCGACACGCTGCATGTCACGGGCGGCCACACCAAGAACCCGCTGCTGATGGAGCTCTATGCCGACGCCACCGGCTGCACGGTGATCGAGCCGCTGGCCGACGAAGCCGTGCTGCTCGGCACCGGCATGGTCGCCGCAACCGCCGCCGGGCTTTTCCCCGATCTCAACGCCGCCTGTCTTGCCATGCAGCAGGGCGGCCGGACACGCGCTTCGAACCCGGCCTCAGGCCCGCGCTTCGAGCGCGACTACCGGATTTTCCTGGAGATGCACCGGCAAAGACAGATGCTGGATGCCATCAGGTAG
- a CDS encoding ABC transporter ATP-binding protein, producing the protein MSAIVCSHVAKSYGATTVIRDLNLSIEDHEFVVFLGPSGCGKSTLLRMLAGLEDISGGEVSIGGKVVNDLDPGDRGIAMVFQNYALYPHMTIFDNIAFGLKRQKVPKAEIQQRVQAVSKTLGLEPYLGRKPAELSGGQQQRVAIARAMIKTPKVFLFDEPLSNLDAKLRNHMRVEIARLHQSLKTTTVYVTHDQLEAMTLADRIVLLRDGRIEQIGSPAEIYERPGNLFVAGFIGTPNMNFIDVTVGRSGNQWTLTAAGTVFSIEGSRFSLGGIEQAVLGIRPPDLKTAAHDDGRNLLQGTADLIEFHGNDALVTFSLGGKEISALVPSRECPAIRSRVRYTIDETSIHLFDAKSGVSLLR; encoded by the coding sequence ATGTCCGCGATTGTCTGCTCCCATGTCGCCAAATCCTATGGCGCAACCACGGTCATCCGCGACCTGAACCTGTCGATCGAGGATCACGAGTTCGTCGTTTTCCTCGGGCCTTCCGGCTGCGGCAAGTCGACCTTGCTGCGGATGCTGGCGGGGCTTGAGGACATCAGCGGTGGCGAGGTTTCGATCGGCGGCAAAGTGGTCAACGATCTCGATCCGGGCGACCGTGGTATCGCCATGGTGTTCCAAAACTATGCGCTCTATCCGCATATGACGATTTTCGACAACATCGCCTTCGGCCTGAAGCGGCAGAAGGTACCGAAGGCCGAGATACAGCAGCGTGTCCAAGCGGTTTCGAAGACGCTGGGCCTCGAACCCTATCTCGGCCGCAAGCCGGCCGAACTGTCCGGCGGGCAGCAGCAGCGCGTGGCGATCGCGCGCGCCATGATCAAGACACCGAAAGTGTTTCTGTTCGACGAGCCGTTGTCCAATCTGGACGCCAAGCTGCGCAACCACATGCGCGTCGAGATCGCCAGGCTGCACCAGTCGCTGAAGACGACCACCGTCTATGTCACCCACGACCAGCTCGAAGCGATGACGCTCGCCGACCGCATCGTGCTGCTGCGCGACGGCAGGATCGAGCAGATCGGCTCGCCGGCGGAGATCTACGAGCGGCCAGGCAACCTCTTCGTGGCCGGGTTCATCGGCACGCCGAACATGAATTTCATCGACGTGACGGTCGGCCGAAGCGGCAACCAATGGACATTGACCGCCGCCGGAACGGTCTTTTCCATCGAAGGCTCCCGCTTCAGTCTCGGCGGCATCGAACAGGCCGTCCTCGGAATCCGGCCTCCCGACCTGAAGACGGCCGCCCACGATGATGGTCGCAACCTTCTGCAGGGTACGGCGGACCTGATCGAGTTTCATGGCAACGATGCGCTGGTGACATTTAGCCTGGGCGGCAAGGAAATCAGTGCGCTGGTGCCAAGCCGCGAATGCCCGGCTATTCGCAGCCGCGTGCGCTACACGATCGACGAAACCAGCATTCATCTGTTCGATGCGAAATCCGGCGTATCATTGCTGAGGTGA
- a CDS encoding ABC transporter substrate-binding protein, translating to MKPIRLAASLSAAFMLSATVSTIALAQAPVCSAPVKVLAQPRDGLTLLEDSKAEFQKLAGASFQIDYLNENDRRAKSRADASTVGNYNVYYVDEANVALFASSKWIVPLTDYYPPDYDYADFDPGRQKVATYDGKVWFAPLTGGGDLMVYRKDVLEAAGIQPPKTLDELIADVPKLTNPDKGMYGIALRGARGSGANVWRWMPFFKAYGGQWFDGDKPVFNSDAAVKATETYLKLFKDSAPGTQTGSWDESTGAFLSGQVAILVESTPLSGMAVDPKTSQVVGKIGFLPPPSPLPGGGYGHGLAIAAKANADDASKKCAGLFIAWATSKENEKRRLDAHQFGELNRTSILASKEFADIYGADLGQALAATGKVTAVNFWQDPRWPDLGDRWGIILEELVAGTRTDIKGSLNELDAYANQLVKK from the coding sequence ATGAAACCAATTCGGCTCGCTGCGAGCTTGAGCGCAGCTTTTATGCTTTCCGCTACCGTTTCCACCATCGCCCTGGCACAGGCGCCGGTCTGCTCGGCGCCGGTCAAGGTTCTGGCACAGCCACGCGACGGCCTGACGCTTCTGGAGGACTCGAAGGCCGAGTTCCAGAAACTTGCCGGCGCGAGCTTCCAGATCGACTATCTGAACGAGAACGACCGTCGGGCCAAATCGCGCGCCGATGCATCCACCGTCGGCAACTACAACGTCTACTATGTCGACGAGGCCAACGTCGCGCTGTTTGCCTCGTCGAAATGGATCGTGCCGCTGACCGATTACTATCCGCCGGACTATGACTACGCCGACTTCGATCCGGGCCGCCAGAAGGTCGCCACCTATGACGGCAAGGTCTGGTTCGCACCGCTGACCGGCGGCGGCGACCTGATGGTCTATCGCAAGGATGTGCTGGAAGCCGCGGGCATCCAGCCGCCGAAGACGCTGGACGAGTTGATCGCCGACGTGCCGAAGCTGACCAATCCGGACAAGGGCATGTATGGCATTGCGCTACGTGGCGCACGCGGTTCGGGCGCCAATGTCTGGCGCTGGATGCCCTTCTTCAAAGCCTATGGCGGCCAGTGGTTCGACGGCGACAAGCCGGTCTTCAACTCGGACGCCGCCGTCAAGGCGACCGAGACCTATCTGAAGCTGTTCAAGGATTCGGCTCCGGGCACGCAGACCGGCAGCTGGGATGAATCGACCGGCGCGTTCCTGTCCGGCCAGGTCGCCATCCTCGTCGAGTCGACGCCGCTGTCGGGCATGGCGGTCGATCCGAAGACGTCACAGGTGGTCGGCAAGATCGGCTTCCTGCCGCCGCCCTCGCCGCTACCCGGCGGCGGCTACGGCCATGGCCTTGCCATCGCGGCGAAAGCCAATGCCGACGATGCTTCGAAGAAATGCGCGGGCCTGTTCATCGCCTGGGCGACGTCGAAGGAGAATGAGAAACGCCGGCTCGACGCCCACCAGTTCGGTGAGCTGAACCGGACCAGCATCCTGGCCAGCAAGGAATTCGCCGATATCTACGGCGCCGACCTCGGCCAGGCGCTGGCCGCGACGGGCAAGGTCACGGCGGTCAACTTCTGGCAGGACCCGCGCTGGCCGGATCTCGGCGACCGCTGGGGCATCATCCTGGAGGAACTGGTTGCCGGCACGCGCACCGACATCAAGGGCAGCCTCAACGAGCTTGATGCCTATGCCAATCAGCTGGTGAAGAAATAA
- a CDS encoding NAD(P)-dependent alcohol dehydrogenase, translated as MRALVLEKKGELSLRDIALPLDVGPDDVRIAIHTVGVCGSDVHYYTHGAIGSYVVRAPMVLGHEASGTVVEIGANVRTLKVGDRVCMEPGVPNMSSRATKLGIYNVDPDVTFWATPPVHGVLAPYAVHPAAFTYRLPDNVSFAEGAMVEPFAIGMQAAARARIVPGDVAVVVGCGPIGIMIALAALAGGCSRVFISDFSAPKLKIAAQYPGIVPVNIGEQSLVDAIRVATDGWGADIVFEASGNPKAFANLFDIVRPGGAVVLVGLPVEPVDINVPAAISKEVRIETVFRYANIFDRALQLIASGKVDLNPLITGTYAFGDSIEAFERAASARPDDVKLQILMSGEEG; from the coding sequence ATGCGGGCATTGGTTCTTGAGAAGAAGGGCGAGCTGTCCTTGCGCGACATCGCGCTGCCGCTCGACGTCGGGCCTGACGACGTCAGGATAGCCATCCATACGGTCGGCGTCTGCGGCAGCGACGTGCACTACTACACCCATGGTGCGATCGGCAGCTATGTGGTGCGCGCGCCGATGGTGCTCGGGCACGAAGCGTCCGGCACTGTGGTGGAGATCGGCGCCAATGTCAGAACGCTGAAGGTCGGCGACCGCGTCTGCATGGAGCCGGGCGTGCCGAACATGTCGTCGCGAGCGACGAAGCTCGGCATCTACAATGTCGACCCGGACGTGACCTTCTGGGCGACGCCGCCGGTTCACGGCGTGCTGGCGCCCTATGCCGTCCACCCGGCAGCGTTCACCTACAGGCTGCCGGACAATGTCTCGTTCGCCGAGGGGGCGATGGTCGAGCCCTTCGCCATCGGCATGCAGGCGGCCGCCCGCGCGCGCATCGTTCCGGGCGACGTGGCCGTTGTCGTCGGTTGCGGGCCGATCGGCATCATGATCGCGCTTGCGGCGCTCGCCGGCGGCTGCTCCAGGGTGTTCATCTCCGACTTCTCCGCGCCAAAGCTGAAGATCGCCGCGCAGTATCCCGGTATCGTCCCGGTGAATATCGGCGAGCAGTCGCTTGTCGATGCCATCCGGGTGGCGACGGACGGTTGGGGTGCCGACATCGTGTTCGAGGCCAGCGGCAATCCAAAGGCATTCGCCAACCTGTTCGACATCGTGCGCCCGGGCGGCGCGGTCGTTCTGGTCGGCCTCCCCGTCGAACCGGTGGACATCAACGTGCCGGCTGCGATCTCCAAGGAAGTGCGGATCGAAACCGTGTTCCGCTACGCCAATATCTTCGACCGCGCGCTGCAGCTCATCGCGTCGGGCAAGGTCGATCTCAATCCGCTGATCACCGGCACCTATGCTTTCGGCGACAGCATAGAGGCGTTCGAACGCGCGGCATCGGCACGCCCCGACGACGTCAAGCTGCAGATACTGATGTCAGGCGAGGAGGGCTGA
- a CDS encoding L-iditol 2-dehydrogenase, giving the protein MRLNGKSALVTGSARGIGRAFAEAYVREGATVAIADINLEAAEKTAAEIGDKAYAVKLDVTDLVSIEAAVKAVEEKTGGLDILINNAALFDLAPIVEITKASYDKLFSVNVAGTLFMLQAASRSMIARGKGGRIINMASQAGRRGEALVGVYCATKAAVISLTQSAGLDLIKHRINVNAIAPGVVDGEHWDHVDSLFAKYENRPRGEKKKLVGEAVPYGRMGTAQDLTGMAVFLASEDAEYIVAQTYNVDGGQWMS; this is encoded by the coding sequence GTGAGGCTGAACGGCAAATCGGCGCTGGTCACGGGATCGGCGCGCGGCATCGGCAGGGCCTTCGCCGAAGCCTATGTGCGCGAGGGCGCCACGGTCGCCATTGCCGACATCAATCTGGAAGCAGCGGAAAAGACGGCTGCCGAGATCGGCGACAAGGCCTACGCGGTCAAGCTCGACGTCACCGATCTCGTCTCGATCGAGGCGGCGGTGAAGGCCGTCGAGGAAAAGACCGGCGGGCTGGACATACTGATCAACAATGCCGCCCTGTTCGACCTGGCGCCGATCGTCGAAATCACCAAGGCGAGCTACGACAAGCTGTTTTCCGTCAATGTCGCCGGCACGCTGTTCATGCTGCAGGCGGCGAGCCGCTCGATGATCGCGCGGGGCAAGGGCGGCAGGATCATCAACATGGCGAGCCAGGCCGGGCGGCGCGGCGAGGCGCTGGTCGGCGTCTATTGCGCCACCAAGGCCGCCGTCATCTCGCTCACCCAGTCGGCGGGGCTCGACCTGATCAAGCATCGCATCAACGTCAACGCCATCGCGCCGGGCGTGGTTGATGGCGAGCACTGGGATCACGTCGATTCCCTGTTCGCCAAATACGAAAACCGCCCCAGGGGCGAGAAGAAAAAACTTGTCGGCGAGGCGGTGCCTTATGGCCGCATGGGTACGGCGCAGGACCTCACAGGCATGGCGGTCTTTCTCGCCAGCGAGGACGCCGAATACATCGTCGCCCAGACCTACAATGTCGATGGCGGCCAGTGGATGAGCTGA
- a CDS encoding AraC family transcriptional regulator yields MQFRRRQNTAAIPRTAPAFEHIVTEASESFLWRLDDYPWERNVWNFHPEYEIHLLRKSSGVVLVGDHIGEFGPGYLTIVGGGLPHDWVTAVQPGELIQGRDIVLQFDAERLRGSAGLLPELRELEPFLERSLRGMVFHGRTALEGAELMERMGEVSGLGRFCLFLRLVDLLARTDEYELLSSPDFSPLLDAASLDIIQRTLTYLFQHFTDDLKLPDVAEIAGMTESTFSRFFQKNTGNSFSDHLAKLRLWQACKLLADTDIPITDICFQVGYMNISNFNRAFMRKHRMTPSSYRRLSRQRLTLRA; encoded by the coding sequence ATGCAGTTCAGGCGCAGGCAGAACACGGCCGCCATCCCCCGGACGGCGCCGGCCTTCGAGCATATCGTCACCGAGGCAAGCGAGAGTTTCCTTTGGCGGCTCGACGACTATCCGTGGGAGCGCAATGTCTGGAACTTCCATCCGGAGTACGAGATCCACCTGCTAAGAAAGTCTTCCGGCGTGGTGCTGGTCGGCGACCATATCGGCGAGTTCGGGCCGGGCTACCTGACCATTGTCGGCGGCGGGCTGCCGCACGATTGGGTGACAGCGGTGCAGCCGGGCGAGTTGATCCAGGGCCGTGACATCGTCCTGCAATTCGACGCCGAGAGGTTACGGGGCTCGGCGGGCCTGTTGCCGGAACTGCGCGAACTGGAGCCGTTTCTCGAACGATCGTTGCGCGGCATGGTCTTTCACGGCCGGACGGCGCTGGAAGGCGCCGAACTGATGGAGCGGATGGGGGAGGTTAGCGGGCTAGGCAGGTTCTGTCTCTTCCTGCGCCTGGTCGATCTTCTCGCCCGGACCGATGAATATGAATTGTTGTCTTCGCCGGATTTCTCGCCGCTTCTCGATGCTGCGTCGCTGGACATCATCCAGCGCACGCTGACCTATCTGTTCCAGCATTTCACCGACGATCTGAAGTTGCCGGACGTGGCTGAAATCGCCGGCATGACCGAAAGCACATTCTCGCGCTTCTTCCAGAAGAACACCGGCAACAGTTTTAGCGACCACCTTGCGAAGCTCCGACTCTGGCAGGCCTGCAAGCTCTTGGCGGACACCGATATTCCGATCACCGACATCTGTTTCCAGGTCGGCTACATGAACATCTCGAACTTCAACCGGGCCTTCATGCGCAAGCACCGGATGACGCCGTCATCCTATCGACGGCTGTCACGCCAGCGGCTGACACTTCGCGCATAA
- a CDS encoding mannitol dehydrogenase family protein: MTVKLSSSNLSRLPAKVAGPKYDRSSLKAGIVHFGVGNFHRSHQAVYLDDLFNSGIGHDWALVGAGVFEGEKVGRVKLEEQDWLTTVVEQDSGHMSARVTGAMIDFLMPGDAAGTIERLADPAIKIVSLTITEGGYFIDPASGVFNPTHPDIVADAQPGATPRTVFGIILAGLVRRRDEGTAPFTVMSCDNIPHNGHVTSDGVIGLARLIDEDLANWVSDHVAFPNGMVDRITPATTDRERGILAQDFGLEDNWPVFCEPFRQWVLEDHFTAGRPALEKVGVQFVKNVAPYELMKIRILNGGHATIAYPAGLMDIHFVHEAMQEPLVSGFLAKLEREEIIPTVPPVPDTVLEEYYQLIESRFSNPKIGDTVRRLCLDGSNRQPKFIIPTIADRLKAGKGVAGLALESALWCRYCFGTTDSGAVIEPNDPSWDRLKATSKAAKDTPAAWLAMEDIYGDVGRSTVFAQAFAHALDVLWSNGARATLTRYLAGQL; the protein is encoded by the coding sequence ATGACCGTGAAACTCTCCTCCTCCAATCTCTCCAGGCTGCCCGCCAAGGTCGCCGGTCCGAAATACGACCGCTCCAGCCTGAAGGCCGGCATCGTGCATTTCGGCGTTGGCAATTTTCATCGTTCGCACCAGGCCGTCTATCTCGACGATCTGTTCAATTCCGGCATCGGCCATGATTGGGCACTGGTCGGCGCCGGCGTGTTCGAGGGGGAGAAGGTCGGCCGCGTCAAGCTGGAAGAACAGGATTGGCTGACCACCGTGGTCGAGCAGGACAGCGGTCACATGAGCGCCCGTGTCACCGGCGCCATGATCGATTTCCTGATGCCGGGTGATGCGGCTGGCACCATCGAGCGTTTGGCCGATCCGGCGATCAAGATCGTCTCGCTGACCATCACCGAAGGCGGCTATTTCATCGATCCGGCTTCCGGCGTGTTCAACCCGACGCATCCCGATATTGTCGCCGACGCTCAGCCAGGTGCGACGCCCAGGACGGTGTTCGGCATCATCCTCGCCGGACTGGTGCGCCGCCGCGACGAAGGCACCGCGCCGTTCACCGTCATGTCCTGCGACAACATCCCCCACAACGGCCATGTCACCTCGGACGGCGTCATAGGCCTCGCCCGGCTGATCGACGAGGACCTGGCGAACTGGGTCAGCGATCATGTCGCCTTTCCCAATGGCATGGTCGATCGCATCACGCCGGCCACCACCGACCGCGAACGCGGCATTCTGGCTCAAGATTTCGGGCTGGAGGACAACTGGCCGGTGTTCTGCGAACCGTTCCGGCAATGGGTGCTGGAAGACCATTTCACCGCGGGACGCCCGGCGCTGGAGAAGGTCGGCGTGCAGTTCGTCAAGAATGTCGCGCCTTACGAGCTGATGAAGATCCGGATCCTCAATGGCGGCCACGCGACCATCGCCTATCCCGCCGGCCTGATGGACATCCATTTCGTCCATGAGGCGATGCAGGAACCGCTGGTCAGCGGCTTCCTGGCAAAGCTCGAGCGCGAGGAAATCATCCCGACCGTGCCGCCGGTGCCGGACACCGTGCTGGAGGAGTATTACCAGCTCATCGAGAGCCGCTTCTCCAACCCCAAGATCGGCGACACCGTGCGCCGGCTGTGCCTCGACGGCTCCAACAGGCAGCCGAAATTCATCATTCCGACCATCGCCGACAGGCTGAAGGCGGGAAAAGGCGTCGCCGGCCTCGCGCTGGAGTCGGCGCTCTGGTGCCGCTACTGCTTCGGCACGACGGATTCGGGCGCTGTCATCGAGCCCAACGACCCCAGCTGGGACCGCCTGAAGGCGACGTCGAAGGCGGCGAAGGATACGCCGGCCGCGTGGCTCGCCATGGAGGACATCTATGGCGATGTCGGCCGCTCCACTGTCTTCGCGCAAGCCTTCGCCCATGCGCTCGACGTGCTGTGGTCGAACGGCGCGCGCGCTACCCTGACGCGCTACCTCGCCGGCCAGCTCTGA